TGACGAAGTTTCCCGCCCTGAGCCTGCGCAGTAGGCGTTAGGGAGATCGGGAAATTTGCCGAAGGCCGAACGAGGCCGTGAGTGCCGAAGTGAAGCGTTAAGACGCTGTTAGTTGCAGTATGCCTTACGAGTAAAAAGTGTAGATAAAATGGAACTGGAAGTCCCACCAGAATTCTTCAACAGACGAAGCAAGGTAAATCAAAGAGAGACTTCGATCAACAAGCGTTAAGAGTTAGATTTACTGTTAATCCAGACTTCCGTATAAATAAAAAAGTAAAATAAAGAAACCTGACGAGAACGAAATTTAGCATATTGCAACTAACGAAATAGTCTACTCGACGTTTCCCGACCCTGAGTCCCGCCGGGACGTTAGGGACTGGCATGTAGCTTGCGCATGCGAGCGAATGCCAGAAGGGAAATGTGGCGTAGCCCAAGCGAGGCCGTAAGTGCCGAAGCGCAGTGAGTAGACGCTGTTATGCGACGTCTCTTAGTATTCTGCAACTTTAAGTATTTCTATATCCTGAGTTGATTTCGGGTAAAAGTCTGAGTTACATTGCATCGGTTGAACTTTTAAATTTTTATAAACATACCTAAATTCCATTTCTCCGCCTTCCATTCCTTTGTATTCTCGTCCAAATGCTAATGCAAGTTCAGATTTAGATATTATGCCATTTAACTTGTTCTCAGAAATGTCAGTGCAACCTTTGAATTGATATTCTTTGTATATGTCTCCGCATTCGCTTTTTTCGACTGGATTTCCAGTTCCAATGGCTTCACATTTTGATTTCCAATAGAAATGTAGTGAATTATCCTCAATTTTCCAAGTTCCAATTAATAGTTCCTTTTTTTCTTGGCACCAATCCATAGAAAAGGAATTTTCATTTTTGCATAATAAAGTGGCACTACCCCAACTTGGACCATAGTAGTTTAAGGCACCAACTAAACTTTCATTAGTAAAATTTAATATTTTTGAATAAATGTATGTTTCATTTTTTTTCCATAAGAAACTCATTCTTAAATTACTTAAATTAGAATCAGATTCGATTTGTGACTTATTGTTATAACCCCTATCTATAGCACGTTCTAAATAATCAAAAGATTCAGAGATTTTTCCTAGTAAACTATAAATGCAGCTAATTCGATAGAAAGTAAATTCTGGCTGGTTTTGCATGTCGTGTTCTCTGCTAATTTGAAATGCAATTAGCGCATCATTTAATTTGTTTAATTGGAATAGAATCTCA
The nucleotide sequence above comes from Leptospira noumeaensis. Encoded proteins:
- a CDS encoding tetratricopeptide repeat protein — protein: MRTKFLIILIFLSFCREKNSTYNSNEKEEAQDISYSFSDSNELPQTTNQFLNRKNPKGKYSRELIPPFDQSVRNIKELIKNNKYNEAEVEIKKTLASVYNSELFFLYGEILFQLNKLNDALIAFQISREHDMQNQPEFTFYRISCIYSLLGKISESFDYLERAIDRGYNNKSQIESDSNLSNLRMSFLWKKNETYIYSKILNFTNESLVGALNYYGPSWGSATLLCKNENSFSMDWCQEKKELLIGTWKIEDNSLHFYWKSKCEAIGTGNPVEKSECGDIYKEYQFKGCTDISENKLNGIISKSELALAFGREYKGMEGGEMEFRYVYKNLKVQPMQCNSDFYPKSTQDIEILKVAEY